The following are from one region of the Nymphaea colorata isolate Beijing-Zhang1983 chromosome 7, ASM883128v2, whole genome shotgun sequence genome:
- the LOC116257244 gene encoding L-type lectin-domain containing receptor kinase SIT2-like: MEEDNIPELLLPHTSLVSDAYALGLVVFASGFANDNTLSYHYTYDPVVESVFSVMALPRSRFLLIFLVHILAHICRSPTTSLNSTFLFNRFCPSDLNLSDSATVTRTGALSLTNGHLATNPVLGVSGHGFAFVLAPERKRKLTSEKIEGWEMDYPHRLPYKKIYRATKGFKEELGKGGFGSVYKGVLPRSGIEVAVKKVSHCSKQGMREFVAEVSSLGRMRHKNVVQLHGWCRRGEDLLLVYEFMQNRSLDSHLFGTKGSRLSWEQRFKILKGIAFGLLYLHEEWEQVVVHRDVKASNVLLDGDLNGRLGDFGLARLYDHGTNPKTTHVVGSLGYMALELSRTNKSTMSSDVYSYGALLLEVACGRRPIEPERPSDEMILVELVHSMWKGDRILDAMDKRLGTSFVVEEAELVLKLGLLFSQSAPESRPNMWQLSQFLNGDVPLQDLEHQNLGIHDQGMNQLLLQYPSSDQGSSTSASSVSSEKALSTS; this comes from the exons cGGTCTTCTCTGTCATGGCCCTTCCCCGTTCAAGGTTCCTTCTCATCTTCCTTGTTCACATTCTTGCTCATATCTGCAGATCACCTACAACTTCACTCAACAGCACCTTTCTCTTCAACCGCTTCTGCCCCTCAGACCTGAACCTATCCGACTCTGCAACTGTTACGAGAACGGGGGCTCTTTCCCTGACCAACGGTCACCTTGCCACGAATCCAG TTCTCGGAGTCAGCGGCCATGGCTTCGCATTCGTCCTGGCGccagagaggaagaggaagctcACGTCTGAGAAGATAGAAGGATGGGAGATGGACTACCCACATAGGCTCCCCTACAAGAAAATCTACAGGGCAACTAAAGGTTTCAAGGAAGAGTTGGGGAAAGGAGGCTTTGGCAGTGTCTACAAAGGTGTGCTGCCCAGAAGCGGAATCGAGGTTGCAGTGAAGAAAGTCTCACATTGTTCAAAGCAGGGGATGAGGGAATTTGTGGCAGAAGTGTCAAGCTTGGGGAGGATGAGGCACAAAAACGTGGTCCAATTGCATGGTTGGTGTAGACGAGGCGAAGATCTACTCCTGGTTTATGAGTTCATGCAGAACAGGAGTCTAGACAGTCATCTTTTTGGGACGAAAGGGAGCAGGCTGAGTTGGGAACAAAGGTTCAAGATTCTAAAGGGAATTGCTTTCGGCTTGCTGTATCTTCACGAAGAGTGGGAGCAAGTGGTCGTGCATAGAGATGTTAAAGCGAGTAATGTTTTGTTGGATGGTGATCTAAACGGCAGGTTGGGTGATTTTGGGCTTGCCAGACTCT atgACCATGGTACCAATCCCAAGACTACCCACGTCGTTGGTAGTCTAGGTTACATGGCGCTGGAGCTCTCTCGCACCAACAAATCCACGATGAGCTCCGATGTGTACTCATATGGTGCCTTGCTCCTAGAGGTGGCCTGTGGAAGGAGGCCAATTGAGCCCGAAAGGCCCTCTGACGAGATGATTCTGGTGGAGTTGGTCCACTCTATGTGGAAAGGTGATCGAATACTGGATGCCATGGATAAAAGGCTCGGAACGAGCTTTGTCGTCGAGGAAGCAGAGCTTGTGCTGAAGCTTGGCCTGCTCTTTTCACAGAGTGCACCTGAATCAAGGCCAAACATGTGGCAGTTGAGTCAGTTTCTTAATGGGGATGTGCCGCTACAAGATCTAGAACACCAGAATCTGGGTATCCACGATCAAGGCATGAACCAACTCCTTCTGCAGTATCCATCTTCGGATCAGGGATCGTCAACTTCGGCAAGCTCAGTCTCATCCGAGAAGGCATTGTCAACCTCATGA